The sequence below is a genomic window from Corythoichthys intestinalis isolate RoL2023-P3 chromosome 12, ASM3026506v1, whole genome shotgun sequence.
tttggccagcagtgtatgtgcaCTGTGACATGTTGCCGTGTTTACTGGAGTAAATATGGGCCCCTCAGGTCCCCACAGTCATGCTTTTGTGACAATTTCGAGGATTTTTTGCAACCACTGCCAATATTCTATTAACCTGACTGCTTCATGTCTGGGaagaaaaagtatttttcaGCTTTGTTCATGATTGCTCGTTCGCATGTATTGTTTTGTCGAACAGTATTGATGTTATTGCCCTGTTGATTCATTCATATGAATCGGCATTGAAGATGTAGAGGTTTCGAATAGATAACTGATTTTTATCCATATACAAATGAGCTCTTCACtgcatgaatgaaaaaaattgatatGTATCGCATATAGGCAAAAAAATCAGAAGTGACCTGCGGTAGGGGTGGGAacttcttggtacctcacgatatgatacgatttgcgatacaaacctcacgataacaatgatctgacgatatggcgatacaacgattatcgatacatttgcaggaaatcattctaggattttctacaaacaactaatagacagaaaaagtttctgctgtgaattggaataagtttatcactagcagacgtccaatcaatttgaactgggagggtggcagcgaatgaacatttcgctgccatccctcctacttcaaacggattgaacgtctatggccgtcagtgtaagccaatgccaggcaatgaggtaattttgggccatttaaggtcatttacctgttgattttcagttacttcctgttgattttggggtattttatgggtcacttcctttttcttttgagttacagaacaggacgtgacctgggaatcacccaaatgaataggcagtgactcaaactcaacagcaaatgacctgtaaatgcaccgAAAATCGGACTGAATGACTTAATGCTCcggttttgaatgaatgaatgaatgttcccagtctaaatggattgggcgtcgagcaccgtcattggcagccttagagttaactgagacaccaatatggtggaagattttggtagcaacttgtgggttcatttttatttttagacattgacaccttttcaaaacgatatctcaattcttggcaggagcatatcgttaaccatttgggatacaaagtatcacgatatatcaccatttcgatattttgtcacacctctaACCTGCAGTGTGAATATAGCCTTTGATTTGAATTTGAGGTTATTTCACTTCTATTGTAAGTAATTGATAACGTACTTTCAGTTGTGTCTGCAGTTCCTTCCTGTTGTGTCGCCGAGTTGACGGTCACTGTTTGTAAGTTGGGGATCTGCCCAGAGTTGGTGCCGACTGAACCCGAACCCAGTGAGAGGGTTTGGACTGGAGCCAGAGTAATCTGCTGAGGGACTGTGGTGGGAAGCTGAAGGTTTTGCAGGTTCTGGACACCTTGCACCTGGAAGGTCTGCCACTGTATCTGGCCTGACGGAGTCACCGTCTGGGCTTGGATGATGAAGGTCCCAGGGTTGATCAGCTGAAGGTTTTGCACGCCTTGGCCGCCCGTAGCCAAAGACTGGACTACCTGCCCGTTGGTGGTCTGCAGCGGCACCTGCTGCAGCTGGACGATAGGCTGAGTGGATGTCACTTGGGTGTTCTGCTCTTGGGTCTGGTGGATGAAGCCCTGTTGGAGGCCGGCGGTTGAGTCGGACTGCTGTGTGGCCACGGTCGACAATGTGGCGTCTTGGGTCAGGAGACTCGCTTCACTGGTGGGATTTTGTAGGTGTGAGGAAGACGTCGGCACGAAAAGCTCAGGGTTGGTGTCATTTACTGGTAGAGTTTGTGAGAGGGGGTCGACTGTCTTCTCCTGATTCTCAGAGCCAGTCGCCGGTTGGTTTGCCATGATTAGCTGGCCGTCGGCAGTGACGCCCGTCGCTATCGTCTGGGCTCCGGATAGGCTGAGCGCGTCTAAGTCTATGCTGTTAATAGGAACAAAAGTGATGTTCCCTGGCAAACCCACAGGCACATTAGTAACAACCTGACCCTGGTTGTTGAATGCAGAGCCGCCAATAGAAATCCCCTGGATCTGTTGGATATTTCCAGTCTGTGATATGAGGTTCTGGTTGTTCGGAAGGATGCTTGCAGTGGATGTTACACCGAGACCCTGGCTACCATCAGGCAAAATTTGAATCTGCCCAGCCACATCCTGACTCAGACTCGCTCCTTCCATGCCCGTGGTGGCGAAGCTCAACTGTCCGTCTGTCGTCTGAATCTGAGGAATTACTTGGTACTGAATGTTAGGCACTGAACTGGCAGAGGCAGTGTCGCTTCCCGAAGACACAAATATTGGCTGATTTTGCAAACTCTGGAGAGGAAGAACGTACTGTCCGTTTGACGTTAATATTCCTTGGCCTTGAATCTGTATCATACCAGGGTCATCCTTTGCGCCCGTGTTAGGGGCTAGCACCTCCCATTTATCAGACACTGCAAGCTGAGCAGATGTCTGATCTGTAGTCTAGGAGAGAAAATGATAGATATTACACCTGCGATAATCCAGATGACATCGATGCAATTAATTTATATGTACATTTGTAAATTGTGGCATtctgtgattttatttttcaaaacaaatcgTGTACTGTAAGTGCTGAGCAAGGAGGATATTTCTATCATTTGGTTGTTTTATGTATAACCACCCATCCAGAAGCTTAGCTGTATTATTCTGGAATTCTAATCATATGATTGGTAAGGCATTAATGTAGAAATATGGacttggaggggaaaaaaaatttggcACATGTGGGTGAAAACGTGATATCAACCATGATTTATCCAGTTCTGGCAGAAAGTCAAAATTATAATAGGGAAACGGGCTAATATGTTAAGAAGCTTATACAGTATCTGTCAAATTAAACGACTAAGTCAGTTTGAAATATGTCAGTCATGTACTATCATTATATATTTTGTTCGCTTTGAGTCGAGAGAATGAACGGTTTTGGACGAATCATGTTTTAACTATCGAATATTCTTGGAATAGATCATGTAATCAATTCAGTGAATATTCAGGATTCAAGATCAAGATGCAAGCATGATGATCAAGCATGCGTCATAATGAATAAAGATATTTGTTCCCAAATTACACTTTATGAACCAAATAGTGATTTTTATTGTATGTTACTTAATAATTACAACAACTAAATAACAACTAAATAAACAAGATTTTAGCAATATCATGTGAGAGGGAGTAATGTTGTACTATAAACCATTGTGAAACTGAGCTCTCCTTCTTGGATATTGATATTCATTCAAGGGTTACTTTTACGATAAACACTTATGAAACTGCTTTAGGTTCAAACTGCATGCATATTGCAGgatattaaaattaaattattcCTCATAGTAGAttgaatttactttttttttctccatgaaGTGATTTTGATTCAGTTACTGACTGACTGTAGCATGTCAGAAAATAGGGAAAAATATTGATTAATATTAAATATTGATAAACTATCAATTCAGTCCATCTGGAACTGGAACAATAGGAACTGTtgtgttcatttttttcctccatccTTTATAACATTTGAGCGTGTTGtacagcagtgcttctcaaccaGCAAGCTAGGGACTGGTaccagtccgtggcgcatttgctaccgggagcAGAGAAATAATCATTTGTTAACACCACAATCTGGCATGtacctcttgacacatcaatatacCTGTTTACTCTatagatataataataaaacttgATAGGAGGTCATCATTGAAATCTATTGGAGCTAGCatctattctttttttattttcatatccATGTGTGCTTGTCCTGGATAATGACATAGAGGCATCAGATTTGTTCCCAGAAATAATAAGCCCACACGTTAGCcaagatgactgaaaaaaaagaggTCTTTTGAGAgcttttttatggggaaaaggtCACCTAATGAGCCAGAAGAGGCgcttacaaccaagtccattctgcaaagCATGTGGCTAAAACCGAGCAAACGAGGCAGCAAAaacaaatgcactgagagcatcatgcctcatggcgaaccgtattggtaaagctaagaaaccttccacgattggagaagaactcattatgcctacgaccaaggatatttgtcaAGTTTCAGGATAGggtgttgataaaaaaaaaggttgattcagcgtatggtgagttacattttccctgcacttaatgttcgtttttaaGCCCCCCTGcgttattttatatttcctggaatgttctgccacacattgccaatCCGTGAGAAAATGGCTCCCATCACagtggtccgtggtgcaaaaaaggttggggaccactgttgTACAGGATTTATTTTACCCTAAATATTGTTCTAATTATTGAcagttgctttatttatttatttttgcattaccACATATCACCAGAAATTGTTGTCATGAGGCAAATTTTGATTTGGCACTACTATTGATAGTAATAGTAATGGAGGATATTTTTGCattattcttgtgaataaaaaaaaaaaaaaatagcggtAATGTACAATAAAAAATGGTAGAGTATGGATATGGAGTTGAAAAGTTCCTGACAATATTAGTTACAACATTGATAACCTTGTGCTCTGCACTATCACAGTAAAAGCAGAGTGAGAAATTAAGGTAATCCACTGCACATCAAGAGGCCTGTGATTATTAGCAGTATGACACAACAAACTCATAACATGCAGAAATCGTTGCTGTGACCGGCCCAGAGCAAGGATAATATACATGACAAAACCACATGGGTTAAAAATGATGTTTAAAAAATCTGAAATGGTGCACTACCATACGTtgtatcaacaaaaaaaaacattaccagCTACAAATGTCAGTCATGgatttgacaaaatgaaacaGCAAAGCATTATTTGCAAGCTTTGCTTCTCTGCCTCGACAAATAGACTTGAGATCATTGACAGACAGCCTTCCACTGCAGGACCTTACAGATAGTTTTATGGAagtttagataaatgtttcacaaaTTAGCTAGCCTAATGTAAGTACCGCAAACTACCAAAGAGAAAGGATTATATTATGTAAACACCAGATCTTTTTAATCAAATCATTCTTGAGTccattccacatggcaaataaattctttctatTGCACTTATTCTCACGTGTGTCACAGGCGAGTTTGAGCCTTATCCAAGACAAACAATTTGGAAAAATGATTCTCAACTAGTGGTCTGGATGCCATGAGTAGGTTGTGGAAATGTAGTAAATATTTGTGATGCAGGATAATACATTTTCAACCGATACTGATAATTTCCTCCTTGTTCCAaccaataaccgataatgtctagcccataattctattaattatcaaatgtgaacaagtagtaaattctaacatctaaataaagacagattgtgtgacattgtgtaatagtaaacttttggcaacaattacttacagagtaaataactACAGtaggttgcacaaaaatgccttcaaaagtaagccattctcaacatataacattactacactgcaaaaacacacctccttaaaactagttaaattcccttgttttcagcgtaaatctattggaaagaaGTgacattatctgccagcgcttcaagtatatttcactcagatttcttgaagaaagatAGCTAGTTGAAAATAATctcaacagccttattttaagtagtgatgcacgataatacaattttcaaccgatatcgataatcgataatttcctgccccttccacccgataacagATAATGCCACGCcgttaattctattcaaatatgtatgtaaaattttaaagtatacaaagatcaaatgttactgtgcaaaaaggtaatttagtgctatttttttcacatcaaatctgaacaagtagtaaattccaacatcaaaacaatggcaatgacattgtgtaatggtaagcttttggcaacaattacttagagagtaaacacccaagttgcaaagaaatgcctttaaaagtaagccattcctaacatatatcacattactacactgcaaaaacacctccttaaaactagcagaattggacaaaactgttgattgcgcacatttggaggctaaatcaagtatataattatcggattgcattatcggctgaattttttaaaatctggattacctgtgtgacgtcatatctGCCATTATCGgcagataattatcggtaattgatattatcgtgcatctttagtaAAAATTATATGtgatccttattttttttttttttttatcatcatGGCCTAGTTTTGATTTTAcgtgaacatttttttgggtaATCATTCACTGCAAGCATTCCCAGTTAACTCTCACAAGACATCCCCTTCTTTCAAGGACTATAGAATATTTTGTTCTATAGCTACATGAACACAGAACTTACGAAAAGATTAGATTTCTATCTTCCATCTCGTgttgcaacaattaatcaattaactcaagtaattcgattagaaaaaaagattccaagttaattttgctgtttcgactattcgtttatttaaagttggttt
It includes:
- the sp3a gene encoding transcription factor Sp3a isoform X2, whose protein sequence is MTAPEQPLKADEMAALDVNSSQSNFLQHEDGAGSQTTDQTSAQLAVSDKWEVLAPNTGAKDDPGMIQIQGQGILTSNGQYVLPLQSLQNQPIFVSSGSDTASASSVPNIQYQVIPQIQTTDGQLSFATTGMEGASLSQDVAGQIQILPDGSQGLGVTSTASILPNNQNLISQTGNIQQIQGISIGGSAFNNQGQVVTNVPVGLPGNITFVPINSIDLDALSLSGAQTIATGVTADGQLIMANQPATGSENQEKTVDPLSQTLPVNDTNPELFVPTSSSHLQNPTSEASLLTQDATLSTVATQQSDSTAGLQQGFIHQTQEQNTQVTSTQPIVQLQQVPLQTTNGQVVQSLATGGQGVQNLQLINPGTFIIQAQTVTPSGQIQWQTFQVQGVQNLQNLQLPTTVPQQITLAPVQTLSLGSGSVGTNSGQIPNLQTVTVNSATQQEGTADTTENVRIKEEPESGDWQLSSDSTLNTSDLSHLQVRLVEDEDYIGLGGKRLRRVACTCPNCKESGGRGSGVGKKKQHICHITGCGKVYGKTSHLRAHLRWHSGERPFVCTWMYCGKRFTRSDELQRHRRTHTGEKKFVCHECSKRFMRSDHLAKHIKTHQNKKGVNSGSAMVTSVESAGSSDSLITTPGGTTLILTNIQQGSNNAQDILANAEIPLQLVTTLAASEVME
- the sp3a gene encoding transcription factor Sp3a isoform X1, whose protein sequence is MTAPEQPLKADEMAALDVNSSQSNFLQHEDGAGSQDIDSSPLDLLASTCTKVGSPASEVDRGAATGVTTDQTSAQLAVSDKWEVLAPNTGAKDDPGMIQIQGQGILTSNGQYVLPLQSLQNQPIFVSSGSDTASASSVPNIQYQVIPQIQTTDGQLSFATTGMEGASLSQDVAGQIQILPDGSQGLGVTSTASILPNNQNLISQTGNIQQIQGISIGGSAFNNQGQVVTNVPVGLPGNITFVPINSIDLDALSLSGAQTIATGVTADGQLIMANQPATGSENQEKTVDPLSQTLPVNDTNPELFVPTSSSHLQNPTSEASLLTQDATLSTVATQQSDSTAGLQQGFIHQTQEQNTQVTSTQPIVQLQQVPLQTTNGQVVQSLATGGQGVQNLQLINPGTFIIQAQTVTPSGQIQWQTFQVQGVQNLQNLQLPTTVPQQITLAPVQTLSLGSGSVGTNSGQIPNLQTVTVNSATQQEGTADTTENVRIKEEPESGDWQLSSDSTLNTSDLSHLQVRLVEDEDYIGLGGKRLRRVACTCPNCKESGGRGSGVGKKKQHICHITGCGKVYGKTSHLRAHLRWHSGERPFVCTWMYCGKRFTRSDELQRHRRTHTGEKKFVCHECSKRFMRSDHLAKHIKTHQNKKGVNSGSAMVTSVESAGSSDSLITTPGGTTLILTNIQQGSNNAQDILANAEIPLQLVTTLAASEVME